The Tripterygium wilfordii isolate XIE 37 chromosome 4, ASM1340144v1, whole genome shotgun sequence genome has a window encoding:
- the LOC119996105 gene encoding probable ADP-ribosylation factor GTPase-activating protein AGD14 isoform X2, which yields MAYRAKEDEKNERVIRGLLKLPENRRCINCNSLGPQYVCTNFWTFVCTNCSGIHREFTHRVKSVSMAKFTSQEVAALQEGGNQRAKEILFKEWDPQRQSFPDSSNVERLRDFIKHVYVDRRFTGEKNFDKPPRGKMGEREDVYENRRIGAYQGESRSPPYEDTYERRYSDRSSPGGRSDDKNSRYGYDERRSPGYEESRQYNDYRRSPARPEVVNDWRREDRFGNGRKLEDYRTSDGDPKLGGRSPERPRDFETSSPPVVRPVREILGENVVPLRISEPPKPNLGKAADRSEPTQKTASSSSLGPANGKPAEVKLETTGSLIDFDPDPEPPLTAPPPQAQSVAQPSSSNNENNWASFDFAPKVKSSQAASNMNPLESVLSELSGPASVPGHISATAIPSVAGVSVAASTGNLTALPITGASPVLPAGHMPVLPFNGGASAAGQWTSIQHQQPLFTAAGSQSATQQINPLANGAPAIQSWNPLLTQAAQGPLNTPATAAPQPVSKALPEDLFTPTYPYFPTRVPGWQTGPPPPSLVYSMQYNTAAPMPTFYQTSKSTNPFDLNNEPSSVHVQTFPSMASLQGSLPSLPPSSGLMHTSNLGTPSPSWPPSQHSPYPLAIPTQGPTFANAMPPRPYMVQPTTQVPNNMPLSGHQGIGGFGSEGGGFGSVNMDQQLAGRFSAPSTPQPFSSVGGNPFG from the exons ATGGCATATCGAGCTAAGGAGGATGAGAAAAATGAACGGGTAATCCGCGGCCTGCTCAAACTTCCTGAGAATCGCAGATGTATTAACTGTAACAGCCTG GGACCACAATATGTATGTACAAATTTTTGGACTTTTGTCTGCACCAACTGTAGTGGAATACA TCGCGAGTTCACACACAGAGTAAAATCAGTATCGATGGCTAAATTCACTTCACAGGAAGTTGCTGCTCTTCAAGAAGGGGGAAATCAG CGCGCAAAGGAAATATTATTTAAAGAATGGGATCCACAACGTCAGTCATTTCCCGATAGCAG TAATGTTGAGAGACTACGGGACTTCATTAAGCATGTTTATGTGGATAGAAGGTTCACTGGTGAGAAGAACTTTGACAAACCTCCGAGGGGAAAGATG GGTGAAAGGGAGGATGTTTACGAGAACAGGAGGATTGGCGCATATCAAGGAGAGTCTCGAAGTCCCCCATATGAGGATACATACGAACGCCGTTACAGTGATAGATCTAGTCCTGGTGGAAGAAGTGATGACAAGAATTCAAGATATGGCTATGATGAAAGAAGGAGTCCTGGATATGAGGAAAGTCGGCAGTATAATGATTATAGGAGAAGTCCCGCTCGCCCTGAGGTTGTCAATGATTGGCGTCGAGAGGATAGATTTGGAAATGGAAGGAAACTTGAAGACTATAGAACTTCTGATGGAGATCCAAAGCTGGGAGGACGGTCACCTGAGCGACCGAGAGATTTTGAGACTTCTAGTCCCCCTGTGGTACGACCGGTCAGAGAAATTTTAGGGGAGAATGTAGTACCCCTTCGAATAAGTGAACCACCAAAACCAAACTTGGGCAAGGCCGCTGACCGTTCTGAACCAACACAG AAAACTGCATCTTCCAGTAGCTTGGGTCCTGCAAATGGCAAACCAGCAGAAGTTAAATTGGAGACTACTGGCAGCTTAATTGATTTTGATCCGGATCCTGAACCTCCTCTTACTGCACCTCCTCCACAGGCACAATCTGTTGCACAACCGTCAAGTTCTAACAATGAAAACAATTGGGCTTCTTTTGATTTTGCCCCCAAGGTGAAATCATCTCAAGCTGCGTCGAACATGAACCCACTTGAATCTGTTCTCTCAGAATTGTCAGGCCCCGCATCTGTGCCTGGCCATATATCGGCAACGGCAATACCGAGTGTTGCTGGTGTTTCTGTAGCTGCATCTACGGGAAATTTGACAGCATTACCAATTACTGGTGCCTCTCCTGTCTTACCTGCAGGGCACATGCCAGTGTTACCCTTTAATGGTGGTGCTTCAGCTGCAGGCCAATGGACTAGCATACAGCATCAGCAACCTTTATTTACTGCTGCTGGTAGTCAGTCTGCCACTCAACAAATTAACCCATTGGCTAATGGAGCCCCAGCGATACAG TCATGGAATCCTTTGCTCACCCAGGCTGCACAAGGCCCTCTGAATACACCAGCTACTGCAGCCCCTCAACCTGTCTCAAAAGCTCTGCCTGAG GATctttttactccaacctatccATATTTTCCAACAAGGGTTCCTGGGTGGCAAACTGGTCCTCCACCTCCTAGTCTAGTTTATAGTATGCAATACAATACCGCTGCG CCTATGCCAACGTTCTATCAGACATCAAAGTCGACAAATCCCTTTGATCTTAACAATGAACCATCCTCAGTGCATGTGCAAACA TTTCCTTCAATGGCATCCTTGCAAGGCTCTCTTCCAAGTTTGCCACCCTCTTCAGGCTTAATGCATACATCCAACCTTGGTACTCCCTCACCGTCATGGCCGCCATCCCAACATTCACCTTATCCATTGGCAATACCTACCCAGGGACCAACTTTTGCAAACGCAATGCCTCCAC GGCCATACATGGTGCAACCAACAACGCAAGTTCCCAATAATATGCCACTTTCTGG GCATCAAGGCATTGGTGGCTTCGGCAGTGAAGGAGGTGGTTTTGGCTCTGTAAATATGGATCAACAGCTGGCTGGTAGATTCTCAGCCCCTTCTACCCCTCAACCTTTCTCTTCTGTCGGAGGGAACCCATTTGGATAA
- the LOC119996105 gene encoding probable ADP-ribosylation factor GTPase-activating protein AGD14 isoform X1, which yields MAYRAKEDEKNERVIRGLLKLPENRRCINCNSLGPQYVCTNFWTFVCTNCSGIHREFTHRVKSVSMAKFTSQEVAALQEGGNQRAKEILFKEWDPQRQSFPDSSNVERLRDFIKHVYVDRRFTGEKNFDKPPRGKMGEREDVYENRRIGAYQGESRSPPYEDTYERRYSDRSSPGGRSDDKNSRYGYDERRSPGYEESRQYNDYRRSPARPEVVNDWRREDRFGNGRKLEDYRTSDGDPKLGGRSPERPRDFETSSPPVVRPVREILGENVVPLRISEPPKPNLGKAADRSEPTQLQKTASSSSLGPANGKPAEVKLETTGSLIDFDPDPEPPLTAPPPQAQSVAQPSSSNNENNWASFDFAPKVKSSQAASNMNPLESVLSELSGPASVPGHISATAIPSVAGVSVAASTGNLTALPITGASPVLPAGHMPVLPFNGGASAAGQWTSIQHQQPLFTAAGSQSATQQINPLANGAPAIQSWNPLLTQAAQGPLNTPATAAPQPVSKALPEDLFTPTYPYFPTRVPGWQTGPPPPSLVYSMQYNTAAPMPTFYQTSKSTNPFDLNNEPSSVHVQTFPSMASLQGSLPSLPPSSGLMHTSNLGTPSPSWPPSQHSPYPLAIPTQGPTFANAMPPRPYMVQPTTQVPNNMPLSGHQGIGGFGSEGGGFGSVNMDQQLAGRFSAPSTPQPFSSVGGNPFG from the exons ATGGCATATCGAGCTAAGGAGGATGAGAAAAATGAACGGGTAATCCGCGGCCTGCTCAAACTTCCTGAGAATCGCAGATGTATTAACTGTAACAGCCTG GGACCACAATATGTATGTACAAATTTTTGGACTTTTGTCTGCACCAACTGTAGTGGAATACA TCGCGAGTTCACACACAGAGTAAAATCAGTATCGATGGCTAAATTCACTTCACAGGAAGTTGCTGCTCTTCAAGAAGGGGGAAATCAG CGCGCAAAGGAAATATTATTTAAAGAATGGGATCCACAACGTCAGTCATTTCCCGATAGCAG TAATGTTGAGAGACTACGGGACTTCATTAAGCATGTTTATGTGGATAGAAGGTTCACTGGTGAGAAGAACTTTGACAAACCTCCGAGGGGAAAGATG GGTGAAAGGGAGGATGTTTACGAGAACAGGAGGATTGGCGCATATCAAGGAGAGTCTCGAAGTCCCCCATATGAGGATACATACGAACGCCGTTACAGTGATAGATCTAGTCCTGGTGGAAGAAGTGATGACAAGAATTCAAGATATGGCTATGATGAAAGAAGGAGTCCTGGATATGAGGAAAGTCGGCAGTATAATGATTATAGGAGAAGTCCCGCTCGCCCTGAGGTTGTCAATGATTGGCGTCGAGAGGATAGATTTGGAAATGGAAGGAAACTTGAAGACTATAGAACTTCTGATGGAGATCCAAAGCTGGGAGGACGGTCACCTGAGCGACCGAGAGATTTTGAGACTTCTAGTCCCCCTGTGGTACGACCGGTCAGAGAAATTTTAGGGGAGAATGTAGTACCCCTTCGAATAAGTGAACCACCAAAACCAAACTTGGGCAAGGCCGCTGACCGTTCTGAACCAACACAG tTGCAGAAAACTGCATCTTCCAGTAGCTTGGGTCCTGCAAATGGCAAACCAGCAGAAGTTAAATTGGAGACTACTGGCAGCTTAATTGATTTTGATCCGGATCCTGAACCTCCTCTTACTGCACCTCCTCCACAGGCACAATCTGTTGCACAACCGTCAAGTTCTAACAATGAAAACAATTGGGCTTCTTTTGATTTTGCCCCCAAGGTGAAATCATCTCAAGCTGCGTCGAACATGAACCCACTTGAATCTGTTCTCTCAGAATTGTCAGGCCCCGCATCTGTGCCTGGCCATATATCGGCAACGGCAATACCGAGTGTTGCTGGTGTTTCTGTAGCTGCATCTACGGGAAATTTGACAGCATTACCAATTACTGGTGCCTCTCCTGTCTTACCTGCAGGGCACATGCCAGTGTTACCCTTTAATGGTGGTGCTTCAGCTGCAGGCCAATGGACTAGCATACAGCATCAGCAACCTTTATTTACTGCTGCTGGTAGTCAGTCTGCCACTCAACAAATTAACCCATTGGCTAATGGAGCCCCAGCGATACAG TCATGGAATCCTTTGCTCACCCAGGCTGCACAAGGCCCTCTGAATACACCAGCTACTGCAGCCCCTCAACCTGTCTCAAAAGCTCTGCCTGAG GATctttttactccaacctatccATATTTTCCAACAAGGGTTCCTGGGTGGCAAACTGGTCCTCCACCTCCTAGTCTAGTTTATAGTATGCAATACAATACCGCTGCG CCTATGCCAACGTTCTATCAGACATCAAAGTCGACAAATCCCTTTGATCTTAACAATGAACCATCCTCAGTGCATGTGCAAACA TTTCCTTCAATGGCATCCTTGCAAGGCTCTCTTCCAAGTTTGCCACCCTCTTCAGGCTTAATGCATACATCCAACCTTGGTACTCCCTCACCGTCATGGCCGCCATCCCAACATTCACCTTATCCATTGGCAATACCTACCCAGGGACCAACTTTTGCAAACGCAATGCCTCCAC GGCCATACATGGTGCAACCAACAACGCAAGTTCCCAATAATATGCCACTTTCTGG GCATCAAGGCATTGGTGGCTTCGGCAGTGAAGGAGGTGGTTTTGGCTCTGTAAATATGGATCAACAGCTGGCTGGTAGATTCTCAGCCCCTTCTACCCCTCAACCTTTCTCTTCTGTCGGAGGGAACCCATTTGGATAA
- the LOC119996105 gene encoding arf-GAP domain and FG repeat-containing protein 1-like isoform X3 — protein MAYRAKEDEKNERVIRGLLKLPENRRCINCNSLGPQYVCTNFWTFVCTNCSGIHREFTHRVKSVSMAKFTSQEVAALQEGGNQRAKEILFKEWDPQRQSFPDSSNVERLRDFIKHVYVDRRFTGEKNFDKPPRGKMGEREDVYENRRIGAYQGESRSPPYEDTYERRYSDRSSPGGRSDDKNSRYGYDERRSPGYEESRQYNDYRRSPARPEVVNDWRREDRFGNGRKLEDYRTSDGDPKLGGRSPERPRDFETSSPPVVRPVREILGENVVPLRISEPPKPNLGKAADRSEPTQLQKTASSSSLGPANGKPAEVKLETTGSLIDFDPDPEPPLTAPPPQAQSVAQPSSSNNENNWASFDFAPKVKSSQAASNMNPLESVLSELSGPASVPGHISATAIPSVAGVSVAASTGNLTALPITGASPVLPAGHMPVLPFNGGASAAGQWTSIQHQQPLFTAAGSQSATQQINPLANGAPAIQSWNPLLTQAAQGPLNTPATAAPQPVSKALPEDLFTPTYPYFPTRVPGWQTGPPPPSLVYSMQYNTAAPMPTFYQTSKSTNPFDLNNEPSSVHVQTASRHWWLRQ, from the exons ATGGCATATCGAGCTAAGGAGGATGAGAAAAATGAACGGGTAATCCGCGGCCTGCTCAAACTTCCTGAGAATCGCAGATGTATTAACTGTAACAGCCTG GGACCACAATATGTATGTACAAATTTTTGGACTTTTGTCTGCACCAACTGTAGTGGAATACA TCGCGAGTTCACACACAGAGTAAAATCAGTATCGATGGCTAAATTCACTTCACAGGAAGTTGCTGCTCTTCAAGAAGGGGGAAATCAG CGCGCAAAGGAAATATTATTTAAAGAATGGGATCCACAACGTCAGTCATTTCCCGATAGCAG TAATGTTGAGAGACTACGGGACTTCATTAAGCATGTTTATGTGGATAGAAGGTTCACTGGTGAGAAGAACTTTGACAAACCTCCGAGGGGAAAGATG GGTGAAAGGGAGGATGTTTACGAGAACAGGAGGATTGGCGCATATCAAGGAGAGTCTCGAAGTCCCCCATATGAGGATACATACGAACGCCGTTACAGTGATAGATCTAGTCCTGGTGGAAGAAGTGATGACAAGAATTCAAGATATGGCTATGATGAAAGAAGGAGTCCTGGATATGAGGAAAGTCGGCAGTATAATGATTATAGGAGAAGTCCCGCTCGCCCTGAGGTTGTCAATGATTGGCGTCGAGAGGATAGATTTGGAAATGGAAGGAAACTTGAAGACTATAGAACTTCTGATGGAGATCCAAAGCTGGGAGGACGGTCACCTGAGCGACCGAGAGATTTTGAGACTTCTAGTCCCCCTGTGGTACGACCGGTCAGAGAAATTTTAGGGGAGAATGTAGTACCCCTTCGAATAAGTGAACCACCAAAACCAAACTTGGGCAAGGCCGCTGACCGTTCTGAACCAACACAG tTGCAGAAAACTGCATCTTCCAGTAGCTTGGGTCCTGCAAATGGCAAACCAGCAGAAGTTAAATTGGAGACTACTGGCAGCTTAATTGATTTTGATCCGGATCCTGAACCTCCTCTTACTGCACCTCCTCCACAGGCACAATCTGTTGCACAACCGTCAAGTTCTAACAATGAAAACAATTGGGCTTCTTTTGATTTTGCCCCCAAGGTGAAATCATCTCAAGCTGCGTCGAACATGAACCCACTTGAATCTGTTCTCTCAGAATTGTCAGGCCCCGCATCTGTGCCTGGCCATATATCGGCAACGGCAATACCGAGTGTTGCTGGTGTTTCTGTAGCTGCATCTACGGGAAATTTGACAGCATTACCAATTACTGGTGCCTCTCCTGTCTTACCTGCAGGGCACATGCCAGTGTTACCCTTTAATGGTGGTGCTTCAGCTGCAGGCCAATGGACTAGCATACAGCATCAGCAACCTTTATTTACTGCTGCTGGTAGTCAGTCTGCCACTCAACAAATTAACCCATTGGCTAATGGAGCCCCAGCGATACAG TCATGGAATCCTTTGCTCACCCAGGCTGCACAAGGCCCTCTGAATACACCAGCTACTGCAGCCCCTCAACCTGTCTCAAAAGCTCTGCCTGAG GATctttttactccaacctatccATATTTTCCAACAAGGGTTCCTGGGTGGCAAACTGGTCCTCCACCTCCTAGTCTAGTTTATAGTATGCAATACAATACCGCTGCG CCTATGCCAACGTTCTATCAGACATCAAAGTCGACAAATCCCTTTGATCTTAACAATGAACCATCCTCAGTGCATGTGCAAACA GCATCAAGGCATTGGTGGCTTCGGCAGTGA
- the LOC119996640 gene encoding heavy metal-associated isoprenylated plant protein 45: MGIGKLLLEYLCVSSCSNSCFCMNYNLESKEDDYFEEKPLITSQSALRLKDVVAGNHTLAFQLKPRMVVLKVSMHCNGCARKVEKHISKLDGVTSYKVDLESKMVVVIGDIFPLEVLESVCKVMKNAQIWDSPPSSSVL, encoded by the exons ATGGGGATTGGCAAGTTGTTGTTGGAGTATTTATGTGTTTCTTCATGTTCAAACTCCTGCTTCTGCATGAACTATAACTTGGAAAGCAAAGAAGATGACTACTTTGAGGAGAAACCATTGATAACCAGTCAAAGTGCACTCAGATTGAAAGATGTTGTTGCTGGTAACCACACTCTGGCATTTCAACTGAAACCCAGG ATGGTGGTGTTAAAGGTATCAATGCATTGTAATGGCTGTGCAAGGAAAGTAGAGAAACATATATCCAAGTTGGACG GTGTTACATCATACAAAGTGGACCTGGAAAGCAAGATGGTAGTGGTTATTGGAGACATATTTCCTCTTGAAGTGCTTGAGAGTGTCTGCAAAGTAATGAAGAATGCACAGATTTGGGACTCCCCTCCATCCTCTTCTGTATTATGA
- the LOC119996639 gene encoding uncharacterized protein LOC119996639 → MTKFIELLCLLLLFHIPSSSQDPTPNTLSAVHAELTSYGFPIGLLPTSIQNYTLNRTSGDFSLDFGDSCRVTLPPDNYLATYSKKITGKIVHSHIADLDGIRVRALFKWWSITGIRSSDDNLVFEVGMVTAKYPSKNFDESPECEGRHSAS, encoded by the coding sequence ATGACCAAATTTATTGAACTCCTctgtctcctcctcctcttccacaTACCGAGTTCCTCTCAGGATCCGACCCCGAACACGCTATCCGCAGTTCACGCCGAGCTCACCAGCTACGGATTCCCAATCGGTCTTCTTCCCACCTCCATTCAAAACTACACCCTTAATCGGACATCCGGGGACTTCTCGCTCGACTTCGGCGACTCGTGCAGGGTTACCCTTCCTCCGGACAATTACTTGGCAACCTACTCTAAGAAGATAACCGGCAAGATTGTCCATTCCCATATAGCCGATCTGGACGGGATCCGGGTACGGGCGTTATTCAAGTGGTGGTCCATAACCGGGATCCGCTCCAGCGACGATAACTTGGTGTTTGAGGTCGGGATGGTTACAGCTAAATATCCCTCGAAGAACTTCGACGAGAGTCCAGAGTGTGAGGGCAGACATTCTGCTTCCTGA